Genomic segment of Leuconostoc mesenteroides subsp. mesenteroides:
AATTGTGCTAGATTCCGCACATGGACATTCTGAGGGTGTTCTCCGTAAGGTGTCTGAGGTGAGGTCGACTTTCCCTAATCTGAATATTATTGCCGGAAATATTGCAACTCAAGAAGGTGCTGCTGCATTATACGATGCGGGCGCTGATGTTGTTAAAATTGGCATTGGCCCTGGATCAATTTGTACCACACGTGTGGTTGCCGGTATTGGTGTACCACAAGTTTCTGCTATTCGTGCAGCCGCCCTTGAAGCAGCTGCGCGTGGCAAGAAGATTATTGCCGATGGCGGTGTTAAAACATCATTGGATATTGTTAAAGCAATATCAGCCGGTGGAAATGCGGTAATGCTTGGATCGATGTTTTCTGGAACAGAAGAAACACCGGGCGAGGTATTTGAGGACAACGGTCAAAAGTATAAAACATATCGAGGTATGGGTTCAATTGCTGCGATGGAAAACGGTTCAAAGGATCGTTACTTCCAAGGGGAAGTGAACGAAGCTAAAAAGATGGTACCGGAAGGTATTGAAGCCCGTGTTACATATAAAGGCGATTTGACAACCGTTTTGAATGCTATGTTAGCAGATATACATAATAAAATGGCACAATTAGGAGAAGCAACGATCGATGATTTAGTTAATCATGAGCATATCGAACGTGATAGCGAAGTGTTTGATTTCGAAGCAGCGACAGACAAGCAAAAGCCTGTTATTGCTGCCCAATTCTAATTATCCTTGTAAATAATAGTTCAATTATCTTTGGAGAAAATCATGTCTGAAAATACAGAGTTCATAGGTCTTGGCTACGATCAAGTTTTGTTAGTACCAGGAGCCTCAAATGTTTTACCATATAGTGTTACCTTACGTACACAACTGTCAGAAAATTTTAAATTAAATATACCGCTTATTTCAGAGGCCTTTGGTCCGGAAACAGATACACGTGTTGCACCCACAGCTTTGAATGGTGGGTTAGGTGTTGTTGCTGAGCAAGAAGATTTGTCAAAACAAGTGGCTAGTTTACAACAAATTAAGGAAACACTCGTTGACACCGAAAAATATCCTAATGCTTTGGTTGATTCACAGAATCGTTTACGTGTAGCAGCTGAAGTATGGTTAGTAGAAGGTGCAGAAGCTCGTGTTGCTGCATTGGTTACTGCAGGAGCAGATGCTATATTCTTTTATTTGCATGAAGCACTGGCTAAAAATACACGTGATCTTATCAAGCAAATACGACAAGCATATCCAGAGTTGTTCATCGCTGTTGGTGTTGTTGAAAATCAAAGCATTGCTGCTGCATTATATGAAGCAGGAGCGGATACAATACTTGCAGGACGTTCAGTTGAATCATCATTACCAAACGACATTACCTACCCATTCTTAACAGTCACAATGAACATTGCAGATGTGGCAGCTGCTTATGACAATAAATCAGTCATTGCTGTTGGTGGTATTCATTATTCGGGTGACGTTGTTAAAGCGATTGCGGCTGGTGCAGATGCAACAATGGTATCAGATCTATTAAAAGGATCAGTATTGGAATCTGACGGTTCGTTTAAAGAAGGAGACATGTCAATTGATGATGCAATCTTTCAAACTGATGGTGGATTACGCGCCGGAATGGGTTATACGGGTTCACAAACAATTGAAAGCCTAAAATTGAATGCTAAGATTGTTCAAATAACAGATAATGGTTTGCGTGAATCACATCCGCATGATGTTGAAATTACTAAACAAGCGCCTAACTACGCGAAAGGATAAGCAATGGTTGACAAACTTGATAAAGTCTTAGTTTTAGACTATGGAAGCCAATATAATCAATTAATCACACGACGTATACGTGAAATGGGTGTGTTCTCAGAACTTAAATCACGTAATATGACTGCCGAAGAAATCAAGTCTTATAATCCTAAGGCTATCATCTTGTCTGGTGGTCCTAAGTCGGTTTATGAGGAAAATGCTTTTACCATTGATAGTGAGATATTCAATTTAGATATTCCAGTGTTGGGTGTATGCTATGGTATGCAACTAATGGCGCAAGAGTTGGGCGGCAAAGTTGAAGCTAATCCAGGTAACGGTGAATTTGGACAAACCGTCTTACAACAAACTGAGGCTGCTGGACGATTATTAGCTGATACACCAGCATCACAAACGGTTTTGATGAGCCATTCAGATAATGTCATTGAATTACCTGAAGGGTTTAAAGTAATTGGCGGCTCAGATAAAACACCAATCGCTGCTATTGCTAACGAAGAGCGTCGCTTGTATGGCGTTCAGTTCCACGCAGAAACGACCTTGTCAGAAAATGGTAAGCAAATTTTAACCAATTTTGTTAAAAATATTGCTGAAGCAGAATCTAACTGGGACATGAGTGGATTTATTGATGAACAAATTCAAAAAATTCGCGAAACTGTAGGTGACAAAAAGGTACTGCTTGGACTATCGGGCGGTGTTGATTCATCCGTTGTCGGTGTTTTGTTGCACCGCGCGATAGGTGACCAATTGACATCTATATTTGTGGATCATGGTTTGCTCCGTAAAAACGAAGCAGACCAAGTAATGACAATGTTAGGTGGTAAGTTTGGATTAAACATCATCAAAGTTGATGCCCAAGAACGTTTTTTGGATAAATTGGCTGGTGTTTCGGAGCCTGAACAAAAGCGAAAGATTATTGGAAATGAGTTTATCCAAGTTTTCAATGACGAGGCTAAAAAATTAGACGGTATTGAATTCTTAGCACAAGGCACGCTATATACTGATGTGATTGAATCTGGTACCGATACGGCGCAAACAATTAAGTCACATCATAACGTTGGTGGTTTACCAGAAGATATGCAATTCCAGCTAATTGAGCCACTTAACACATTGTTTAAGGATGAGGTTCGTGAACTAGGCGAAAAGTTGAATATGCCACATGAAATGGTCTGGCGCCAACCATTCCCTGGTCCAGGATTAGGTATTCGTATCCTAGGAGATATCACTGAAGATAAGTTAGAAATCGTACGTGATTCTGATTGGATTTTGCGTGATGAAATTGCTAAAGCTGGTCTAGAAGGAGACATATGGCAATACTTTACAGTATTGACTGGTGTCCGTTCAGTTGGTGTCATGGGTGATTATCGTACTTACGATTATACGATAGCAATCCGTGCCATTACTTCTGTCGATGGTATGACAGCTGATTTTGCACGTATACCTTGGGAATTATTGCAAAAAATATCGGCTCGTATTGTCAATGAAGTTGGTCATATTAACCGCGTCGTGTATGATATTACGGCTAAGCCACCGGCGACTGTTGAGTGGGAATAGCAGATAACCTTAAGTTGAAGCCATAACATTGATTTAACAACATTTTGGTTGTAGTAAAACGGGTCGATTTGTGTGATATTTAGTGGGCACCCCACCAAATTCACCACCAAATAAAGACGTTGTTACGAAAGTAACAACGTTTTTTTGTTATCAAAGATAGAATTAAAATTTGGATAATATATATTGATTGTCTTTTTTTATAAAAAAAGCAGATAAGGTTGACTAAATTTGACAAAAATCGGTTTATGTAGTATAATTAATGTATAATTTCAATGAAAAATATAAACAGATAGGACAGTTTAATGAGTGAATATAAACATTGTAAAACAGACTTTGATGATATTAGTAAATTAACATCGGCCGCTTTAACAGATAGTCATAGTGATAGAGAAGCTTTGCATCAACAAATGGAAACAGGAACTTTTAATTGTGAAAAGCAAATGATGTGGGATTTTTTGTATCAGGATGTTTTTGAGGCTGGAAAAAAATTGAATTTTGAGTCTTTTCATATAACGCGCGGTCCACTGTGGACACTGACAGCTGTTTTGAACACTACTACAGGTGAACTGTTTTTGTTTATGAAAAAGCAGAATGTGTTGGTGAGTTTACAGAAGCCAACACACTATTTATCACAATTAACCTCCATTTTTAATAAGGATTTTGATACTCTTGAAAATAGTTCTGTCCTGTTAAACGTAATTCAAGATGATTATGAAGATTTAAAAAATTCAGTAGCTGAAATTTTGGGCGAACGATATGAAAGAGTATCGAGTGTTTTTGTAATTGAATTAGATTTGAAAGATAAAATTGGGCAGCTGGTAACAATAAATTCACAGCAAGAAATTGTAGATGAAGAACTGATAACTATAATTGAAAATACTGAAGAGGCTGCTTCAATTGATAATTCTCAGCTAAAGCCAAATAATAATCAGTTTTCTCAAGGTATTGGTTTAAAACTAAAAAAGGTTGCTATAGAAAAGGAAACAAAATAAATTATGTTTAATGGGAATCGTTTGAAGGAAGCTAGAAATTTTTGTAGATTATCTATAACTGAGCTTGCAAGTAAAATAGGAGTAACAAAACAGATGATTTCGAAATATGAAACGGGAAAATCTGAGCCTAGTTCTGAAACAATGTTCAAAATTATTCAATCATTGAAATTTCCAAATAGTTTTTTTGTTACGGATGATTCTAAGATTACTATCTCAAACAATGAAACCTTTTTTCGCTCCAGATTTACTGCCACACAAAAACAAAAGTCACCAACTGAAACAATCAAGAACGTTGCATATATGTATCGCGATTTTTTGGAAGATTATATTGATTTTCCTACAACAAAAAAAATTAAGCTTGATGAAGGTGTGGACGCTGAGTTAGCTTCTGAATTATTAAGAAGTGAATGGGCACTAGATCAATTGCCTATTTATAACATGGTAAATTTACTTGAAGTGAAAGGATTTGTAATAGCAACTATTCCGGATTATTTGGACAAAGTAGATGCTTTTAGCGGACTTGAAGTAATAAATGGAAAAGAATATTATATTATATTTATTGACAAAAAGAACACAAACTTCTTTCGTAACCAATTTACGGTAGCGCATGAATTAGGGCATTACATTTTGCATTCAGAAAATATCGACCCTTTGGAATTAAATCATGAAGAGTATAAACAAATGGAGCAAGAAGCAAATGATTTTGCTTCAGCATTTTTAATGCCTGCTTTGGAATTTAGTAAAGACGTAGAGGTTTTAGGCTATGTCAGAAGTGTAGATCAATTAATTCATTTAAAAACTAAATATCATGTTTCCCTTGGTGCTATTATAATGCGTATAAAAAAGTTAAAACTTTGGGGATTAGATGATGTTGTTCGCTTGCAAAAACAAATGAGTTCAAAGGGTTACAGAAAACAAGAACCGTTGGATAAAGATAGAGAATTGGCTTTGCCTCAGAGTTTGTGGGAAGGTTCAGAATTATTGGTAAAAAATAATGTTGTTGAAGCTAGTAGTATAGCCGATATGATTAATAATAAATTCAAAAAAGAGTATCCAACGAATTTAATAGAAAATGTAGTTAATCTTCCTGATGGATATTTAAATAAAGGAGAATCAATGCAAGATAAACTAAGCTTGAAAAAGCTAATTGATGTTATGTGATTTTCTGATATATTTTGAAATGATACTAAAAAGGCCACAAATTGATAAAAATGTGGCCTTTTTTAGTTCTTACTGCTTATCAATATTTTTATTGGACTTTTCAATTGTAGCAATGAACTGTAAAATGCTACTGCTTTGTTCAGCTGTTAAACCTCCAAGTTTGAAAGTTAAGTTGTCTGAAAGACCCAAAAGATAGTCAGCAGAAACACCCAAAGTATCACAAATCTTAACGAGGGTCTCTACAGAGGGATAGGATGCCGATTGTTCATAAGCTGAAACAGTAGCTTTACTAAGGTCTAAGTGTCTTGACAACTCAAGCTGTGTAATATTTTTTGATTTTCTAGCGGCTTTAAGTCTTTCACCAAAAATATCTATTCGCATATTAATTTACCTCCACAAATTCTAACAAATATAGGTACTTGTATAGATAGTACAAGGTAAGTGCTATATTGATCTTTATGATTTAATATGCTAATATTATTATTGCAAAATGAGATAAAGAAAATAGCGAAATAGTAGCTGCGCTAATTATCAAGAAAAGCGTTAAATTAAAAATTATTTGTGGAGAAGAAAATAATGAAAAATAAATCGAATACTTTATTCCAAAGTGTTAAGCCGTGGCAAATCATTCTTTTAACTATTGGAATTATTCTAGTACTAGGTGTTTTTATTTTTAGAAAGACTAATCATAATAGTATTCAAAATAATGAAAGAGATAAAGTACATATAAATCATACTTCATATCAATATAAGGGCATTTCAGAAGTCAAAACAAAGCAAATTCAGAAAGCAACAACAGCTGTTGATAAAGCACTGACGGAACGTATTCAAAATGAGAAAAACGATGATGACGTAAAATTAGCAAACAAATTAAGTTCAAATATTAAAAGTGACGATAATGATACACATGAAATTAGAAAAGCGTATGAAAATGTGATGATGGTTGTTAATGGGTCGAGTATTGATAGATTGCAAGTTGCTCGATCTTATCTTGCTAATTTAAGCAATACCACATTATCAAAAGAGCTTGAAAATAAATTTACTGAAAAAATGGTTACAGCAACTGCTAGAGATATTAGTGACACGCCGTCTTATGTTGAAAGCCAAACAAAACCACTAACAAAGGAGAAATTGAAACTCAAAGAAGCTGAAATGGTAAAAAAAGATGCTAAGGCTAAAGCTGATTATGATGCACAAGTTAGAAATACACAAGCTGCTTCATCAGAAGATGCTGAGAATGAGAAAACTTGGTCATCAAATGCAACTGTTACACCGTAATCAACATCACACTCACAAACAATAGATACACAATTGACTAAATATTATATAAATAACCATCAATACACCAGTAACAATAATAGTAGTATAAATTATTGCGTAAGCAGGTACATCAAAACATACAATCAATCCATATATCGTTACTGATGCCCTTAATGATTCAAATTTTGATAAAAATGTTTGGAAAAATTAACAGTAATTTACATATAAAATGATGTATCTGTGCTTCTAATTATGGTGAAAGAATTAATCGAGCAAAGAGGTATTAGAAAAATGGAAAAAGCTGATATTCCAGGTAAATGGAATTTATATGAATTTGCAGGGTTACCTGATTTTTTTCACTGGGACAGAGGAGAAAAGGCCGATCGTATCTATAGTGAACGTACTGAGAAAATTGAAAAAACACAACTTTTGTATAAGCGAATCACTATTTTATCGCTTGTGTTAGGAATTTGGCTTTCACTGGCAATCATTGGAATTCCATTTCTGTTTGTTGCCTTTATCTTCAGAAAAAATGGTAGGTTAGGAAAGAAACTGACAGCCGAGCTTAATGAATCACAAAGACAGTTTAAAAAGGTTTGGTATGCCCATACGGATATTTTTGTAGAACCATTAGCGAAAAAATTCATGCATGGACAGTGGAAGATGTTTAGACACAACAGGATATGCCTAATTTATAGCAGTGAGAGGATTATTTATTTTGATGTGGACGAAGAACTGTTAGTGGTTTACAATATCCAAAATATTAAAGACGTAAGTCGAGAACGCTTGCATACGGGTGCTCAGACAAATGGCATGTCTAATTCAGTTGGTGGAGCAACAGTTGTCGGTAATACAGGATTAACAGTTGGTGGCGCGCAAACTGCCACACAATCAAATACAATCGATTTTTATGAATGGCATTTTGATATTTTAACCGATTTTTTTGATTATCCTAAAGTATCAATGGTATTACCAGACTCACAAAGCGTTGAAGATTTCATTGGTAAAGCGTATGCAATCTTGAAGCCTTAATGATGTATAGTTGTTCATTTATAGCAATCAGTGTGAGTTTTATTATAGATTTGAAGGAAAAATATGAACAGTTTAAAAATGAAGCAGTTATTATCCAGTAAGCGCGTGTTAATAGGAGGTGTTGCATTTTTTTTGGTAAGTACTATTATTTGTATGATATTATTGCTACCAAAACATCTACAAGGGAAGTATTCACATACTACAAATATGTTTTTAGTTACATCAACTGATACTTTGGAATTTAATGGAAACAAGGTTACTGAGTACACCGATGGACGTAAAACAAATATTGGTACTTATAAATTATCTGATAAAACATTAGAAATTAAAATTAATGGGTATTCAATGACCGCAAATCTCTCAAATGATAAAAAATCTTTTACCGTTAAATCTGCTAGCGGTGTTGCTGAGCTAGCTAAAGGTTTTGAATATACTAAATCGAATAAATAATTTATTTGTGGCTAACTACCAAAGTACAATTTGAAAAGAAATAAAACATATCTTTTGACATTATTCGATACAAATGATACTATTATGGTATAGGAAGCAACAACTCTAGCAAAAAAGCCGTGATAACGGATAATCGCATCGCACCTATCTAATGATAACGTGACGGGTGCGATTTTTGATATACAGAAGCGCCCCGTCCAATTGGATGGGGCGCTTTTATGCATTACAGAGTATCAATGGTAACTGTTAGAGATGACTTTATGACAAATACTAATTAAACCGAACTGAAGGAGAATCTGATGAAAAATAAGAATAGCTGTATTTGTAAAGATACAAAAGTAGATAGGTATAAGCACTCAATGATAAGTAAAGATAATTTATCCATAATAGAAATTAAAAAAAGTGACATTTTAAATGCCATTGATATTTTGGAATCCGAGGTATTCTGTCATTGGTCAATCATCAAATTAAGGTTCCCACAGATATGTATTCCGCTGGGCCCAATAACTATTAAGGTTATTGGAGAAAAAGAGTATATTCATTGTTTGCATGATTTAATAGCCCTTTTATATGTTAGAAATTGGAATCAAATGTACAGTCGAAAATAGGTATTCAATTATTTATTGAAATACGACCAAACAAAAACCACGATGTCGTTAAACTCTTGGTAGCAACGAAAGAAACTACAATAAAGTAGTTATAGGTATATTTTTATGGCTTTACAAAATACATGGGCGTTTACTCAAACAACGTTCAACGATAATAAGTTTAAGAACCAAACAAACAATCAGTTTGTTATGGTTTCACAACGACCTTATGCGAGCAAGAAAAATCCTCAAGATATTGGTGTGTCACTGACTCTCCAAGTTGTCAAAGATACTGGTGATTATGGATTTGATAAGCATACTGGTATGAAGCGAGACAATAATGTTTTTAACACATTTGATGTTACGATATTGAATCGCGTTCAACATCTTGATGCACAAAAGGGTGATATCATTCGCCTGGGTGACATGATTACTGAAAAAACCTTCATTATTGGGTTTGATCTCATTCTACGTTATAAGAATGTACAGGTGATTAAGCGTGAAACGAAGTAAAATAAAAACGTCGCGTTATTTGCGTGGACAACTTTTGCTGATGTTGGAATCCTTGTTACTAGTACTTGTAACAGGGATTTTCCTTTTAAACAAGTTCTTGTCGTTTGATATATCAGCGACCATATTTGACAGTATTATTTGTTTATTCTTTACTATTCTGCTATCTTCAATCGTACTTTGGGGATATCGAAACCATCTTTTTAAAGGCGTCAAATATGCTTTTAGACACTACATAATTTGTTTATCTATTAGGCGTTCTTTAATTGACTCTGATTATTTTGTTATACGTCAATTTTTTGAGAATGATGTAATTAAATTGCCAAAAATTAGTTTGTTGTTCGAAGATAACTATCAACGAGCGATACTGTTAATTGAAAACAGAGTAAATTATATACATCGGTTGGATAATGTTCAGTTGTCAAGTGCTTTGAAAAGTTTTGTTGTTGAAAACTCGTATTTAACAAAAAACGAAAACTATTATTGCTTTGAGTTATTTGATAGTCAATTTGAACGACGGTTAACTTTTGATTCTGTTGCGGATATGTATGCTTTCAGTTCTCATATCAGTAATACCGAATTATTCATTGATAAAATTACACAAGTTCCATTACATCATTCGCTAATAGTTGGTCAAACTGGCTCAGGGAAAACATATGGAGTTTATTCATTCTTGCTCCAGATGCTCAATAAGCCGATAAATTATCATCTATTTTTAGCTGATCCAAAAGGGTCAAGTCTTTCAGTTATTGGAGATATTTTAAATCAAAAATGTACTGCGGAAGATGTTGACGAAATTATTAACTTGTTACGTCAGTTTAACAATAAAATGGAATATCGAAAATCTAAGTTGAAGGCTAAGTTACCTTCAAAACTAGAAGCTTCATATATAGATTTTGGATTTCCTCCATATGTGTTTATATTTGATGAGTATGCTGCTTTTCAAAGTGTAGTTCAGACAATGGACAAAAAGCATCGTGATGAAGTAAATAAGTTAATCTCTCAAGTTGTTCTTCAAGGACGTCAACTAGGTTTCTTTCTTTTTATTGTGATGCAAAAGAGTGATAGTAGTTCTTTGCCTACGATGATTCGAGACAATTTGCCATTGAAGATTGTTTTGGGCAATGCTGAACAACAAACTTACGTGACGGCTTTTGGAACAGGCGTAGAAATTCCAAACTATAATTTTCGTATTGGGGAAGGTGTGTTCACTTATCCGGGCATTGCTAACAATCCCAAAATTTGTGCATTTAGTAATCTTAATTTTGATATTAATGATGCTTTTCAGTCCAAGCGGGGGTTATGTAATAACCCCCGCTCCATGAAAAAAAGAGGTTGATAATGAATCCAATACTATTACTCGGAATTGATGAATTCACAATGGTGTTAACTATAAGTAAAACGAAAATTACAACGCTGGCTGAGTGGTCAAACATCGCAATAAAATGCATTAAAAAATTCAGCCAGATGACTGATCTGGAAAATATATTTGGGAAGCAAGCACCATTAGAAAGCAAAACACCTCAAGGGTACACTATGGGTTATCAATATGGAAATAACCCATTCTATTTTGCAATAGCATACCACCCAGATAATATTCAAATGGGTATTGTCGTTAAGTTTTCAGCATATGCATGGGCATATTATTGTGAACAGTATCAATCATATTATCAGAAATCAATGAACATCAAACAATTTCTAACTGTGACTGATACGGATGATTTTCATTCTCGTCTAAGTCGAATTGACTTTACTGCCGACTTTCAAAATTGGAATTTCACAGTTGATGATATATATCGCCACATAACAGATGGGTCGTGGATAATTAAAAATGCTGAGGGAAAGAAAAATCCATCAGGTATTTCAGCCCATGAAATTAACAAGGTTGTTGAAACGTTCTACGTTGGTTCAAAGAGAGGTAATACCAGACTTTTTTTGAGAGTTTACGATAAGCATTTGGAACAGATGGAACAACCTAGTTTTAGGTATGAAGAAGCTTTGTCTGTAAGTAGTTGGGTGAGGCTCGAAGCAGTGTTTAAAGGTAAATATGCTCACCAAATTACAGAGAGCATTCGCACAGAACTAAATTATGAAGAAACTGCTTTAAAGGCGTTTATAGCTAGTAAAATGATGGAAAAATATCGTTTTGTGAGTATAGATGATAATATGTATGCCGAACCAACTGTAGCATTAGTGAATGCTGTTGAAGACTATCAGTTTGGCAGTTTGCGTTTAGAAAGTCCTCGTGATAATGAACTCGTCAAATCAATACGACATCTTATGAAAACATCAGGTCTGTATACAACTATGTATAAATGTGATGAAATTTGGGGTAAAAATGCAGGTATGGAACTTATATGGCGTTTAGCTCATGCATATCAATTTTGGAATCATCCATCTGATGATGCTATTCGTTGGGTGAATATTCATCGTAAAGAGATGGAAAAAACAACATTACAAGAATTATTTATGGATATTGGAATTAATCAAGAAGTAGTGCAGAAGAATAAAAAAGAGACCATTACTACGCCTCCTAAAG
This window contains:
- a CDS encoding guanosine monophosphate reductase, coding for MQKFSSKNKFVPMGLTFEDVKLVDDLQSNVTPESVSVDTTLTPTLKLNIPLLSAAMDTVTESRFAIALAKLGGLGVIHKNMTISAQADEVRKVKIATFDQTDFANAAVDAEGHLLVAGAVGVTNDTVDRVRAMVEAGVDAIVLDSAHGHSEGVLRKVSEVRSTFPNLNIIAGNIATQEGAAALYDAGADVVKIGIGPGSICTTRVVAGIGVPQVSAIRAAALEAAARGKKIIADGGVKTSLDIVKAISAGGNAVMLGSMFSGTEETPGEVFEDNGQKYKTYRGMGSIAAMENGSKDRYFQGEVNEAKKMVPEGIEARVTYKGDLTTVLNAMLADIHNKMAQLGEATIDDLVNHEHIERDSEVFDFEAATDKQKPVIAAQF
- a CDS encoding IMP dehydrogenase, producing the protein MSENTEFIGLGYDQVLLVPGASNVLPYSVTLRTQLSENFKLNIPLISEAFGPETDTRVAPTALNGGLGVVAEQEDLSKQVASLQQIKETLVDTEKYPNALVDSQNRLRVAAEVWLVEGAEARVAALVTAGADAIFFYLHEALAKNTRDLIKQIRQAYPELFIAVGVVENQSIAAALYEAGADTILAGRSVESSLPNDITYPFLTVTMNIADVAAAYDNKSVIAVGGIHYSGDVVKAIAAGADATMVSDLLKGSVLESDGSFKEGDMSIDDAIFQTDGGLRAGMGYTGSQTIESLKLNAKIVQITDNGLRESHPHDVEITKQAPNYAKG
- the guaA gene encoding glutamine-hydrolyzing GMP synthase: MVDKLDKVLVLDYGSQYNQLITRRIREMGVFSELKSRNMTAEEIKSYNPKAIILSGGPKSVYEENAFTIDSEIFNLDIPVLGVCYGMQLMAQELGGKVEANPGNGEFGQTVLQQTEAAGRLLADTPASQTVLMSHSDNVIELPEGFKVIGGSDKTPIAAIANEERRLYGVQFHAETTLSENGKQILTNFVKNIAEAESNWDMSGFIDEQIQKIRETVGDKKVLLGLSGGVDSSVVGVLLHRAIGDQLTSIFVDHGLLRKNEADQVMTMLGGKFGLNIIKVDAQERFLDKLAGVSEPEQKRKIIGNEFIQVFNDEAKKLDGIEFLAQGTLYTDVIESGTDTAQTIKSHHNVGGLPEDMQFQLIEPLNTLFKDEVRELGEKLNMPHEMVWRQPFPGPGLGIRILGDITEDKLEIVRDSDWILRDEIAKAGLEGDIWQYFTVLTGVRSVGVMGDYRTYDYTIAIRAITSVDGMTADFARIPWELLQKISARIVNEVGHINRVVYDITAKPPATVEWE
- a CDS encoding ImmA/IrrE family metallo-endopeptidase is translated as MFNGNRLKEARNFCRLSITELASKIGVTKQMISKYETGKSEPSSETMFKIIQSLKFPNSFFVTDDSKITISNNETFFRSRFTATQKQKSPTETIKNVAYMYRDFLEDYIDFPTTKKIKLDEGVDAELASELLRSEWALDQLPIYNMVNLLEVKGFVIATIPDYLDKVDAFSGLEVINGKEYYIIFIDKKNTNFFRNQFTVAHELGHYILHSENIDPLELNHEEYKQMEQEANDFASAFLMPALEFSKDVEVLGYVRSVDQLIHLKTKYHVSLGAIIMRIKKLKLWGLDDVVRLQKQMSSKGYRKQEPLDKDRELALPQSLWEGSELLVKNNVVEASSIADMINNKFKKEYPTNLIENVVNLPDGYLNKGESMQDKLSLKKLIDVM
- a CDS encoding helix-turn-helix domain-containing protein: MRIDIFGERLKAARKSKNITQLELSRHLDLSKATVSAYEQSASYPSVETLVKICDTLGVSADYLLGLSDNLTFKLGGLTAEQSSSILQFIATIEKSNKNIDKQ
- a CDS encoding cell division protein FtsK, translating into MKRSKIKTSRYLRGQLLLMLESLLLVLVTGIFLLNKFLSFDISATIFDSIICLFFTILLSSIVLWGYRNHLFKGVKYAFRHYIICLSIRRSLIDSDYFVIRQFFENDVIKLPKISLLFEDNYQRAILLIENRVNYIHRLDNVQLSSALKSFVVENSYLTKNENYYCFELFDSQFERRLTFDSVADMYAFSSHISNTELFIDKITQVPLHHSLIVGQTGSGKTYGVYSFLLQMLNKPINYHLFLADPKGSSLSVIGDILNQKCTAEDVDEIINLLRQFNNKMEYRKSKLKAKLPSKLEASYIDFGFPPYVFIFDEYAAFQSVVQTMDKKHRDEVNKLISQVVLQGRQLGFFLFIVMQKSDSSSLPTMIRDNLPLKIVLGNAEQQTYVTAFGTGVEIPNYNFRIGEGVFTYPGIANNPKICAFSNLNFDINDAFQSKRGLCNNPRSMKKRG